The following are encoded in a window of Sulfitobacter sp. S190 genomic DNA:
- a CDS encoding amidase — translation MDILDLDAHAQADALARRQFSAHDLMQATLARIDAINPVVNAIVSLQDPDALLAQARAADAAEREGWLHGIPIAIKDLANAAGLPTSQGSPLFAGQIAQSDDLMVARLRAAGAIVIGKTNTPEFGLGSHTYNPVHGRTRNPFDPSRSAGGSSGGAAAALATRMLSVADGSDMMGSLRNPAGWNNVYGMRPSWGTVPPSPEGDMFLHQLSTAGPMARSPTDLAMLLDTMTGPDPRLPLCQHSHACAPTIAEDPGALRIGWAGDWGGAFAVEEGIMTFSENALRQLESMGHHVAALKAPFDADAMWQSWCDLRSFAVAGGLADIYDDPARRDALKEAAQWEVGRGVALGARQIQQASEIRSDWMRAATALFQKIDVMVLPSAQLWPLDGTLDFPKRIAGRAMDTYHRWMQVVIPASLIGLPVVNIPCGFNDDGLPGGLQLIGPRGSNARLLQLAQQWHVETLWPQTRPPEV, via the coding sequence ATGGATATACTCGATCTAGACGCACATGCGCAGGCTGATGCTTTGGCCCGCCGTCAATTTTCCGCCCACGATCTGATGCAGGCGACACTCGCCCGGATCGATGCCATCAACCCTGTCGTGAATGCGATCGTGAGCCTGCAAGATCCCGATGCTCTGCTGGCGCAGGCACGGGCGGCGGACGCGGCCGAAAGGGAGGGATGGCTCCACGGAATCCCCATCGCGATCAAGGATCTTGCGAATGCGGCCGGTCTGCCCACATCGCAAGGATCGCCCCTGTTTGCGGGCCAGATTGCGCAGAGCGATGATTTGATGGTGGCGAGGCTGCGCGCCGCCGGTGCCATCGTGATCGGAAAGACCAACACACCGGAATTCGGATTGGGCAGCCATACGTACAATCCTGTGCACGGTCGTACGCGAAACCCTTTTGATCCCAGCCGCAGTGCGGGGGGATCATCGGGGGGCGCAGCCGCCGCATTGGCCACCCGCATGCTGAGCGTTGCGGACGGGTCCGATATGATGGGCAGTCTGCGGAACCCCGCCGGTTGGAACAACGTCTATGGCATGCGCCCGTCCTGGGGAACGGTACCGCCATCCCCCGAAGGCGACATGTTTCTGCACCAGCTTTCCACGGCGGGGCCGATGGCCCGCAGCCCGACCGATCTTGCCATGCTGCTCGATACGATGACCGGACCCGATCCACGACTGCCTTTATGCCAACATTCTCATGCCTGCGCGCCAACGATCGCGGAAGACCCCGGCGCGCTGCGTATCGGGTGGGCAGGGGATTGGGGCGGTGCTTTTGCGGTTGAAGAAGGCATCATGACGTTTTCCGAAAACGCCCTGCGCCAGCTTGAATCGATGGGCCATCACGTCGCGGCATTGAAGGCCCCCTTCGATGCCGATGCGATGTGGCAGTCATGGTGCGATCTGCGGTCCTTTGCCGTCGCTGGCGGCTTAGCCGACATCTATGACGATCCTGCCCGCAGAGACGCGCTGAAAGAGGCTGCACAATGGGAAGTGGGCAGGGGCGTGGCGCTCGGGGCCAGACAGATCCAGCAGGCCTCCGAAATACGCTCCGACTGGATGCGCGCGGCGACCGCGCTTTTCCAGAAAATCGATGTCATGGTTTTGCCCTCGGCGCAGCTCTGGCCCTTAGACGGAACTCTCGATTTTCCAAAGCGGATTGCCGGACGCGCGATGGACACGTATCATAGGTGGATGCAGGTGGTCATACCGGCCAGCCTGATCGGGCTGCCCGTCGTCAATATCCCGTGCGGTTTCAACGACGATGGCCTGCCCGGCGGCCTGCAATTGATCGGCCCGCGTGGGAGCAATGCGCGGTTGTTGCAACTCGCACAGCAATGGCACGTCGAAACGCTGTGGCCCCAGACGCGACCACCGGAGGTCTGA
- a CDS encoding cold shock domain-containing protein, translating into MYGVVLWSDTSHRKAVFWCEDHGDLAFYNPEGPSAEGFGAGDMVQFDIEQAPKLRRAINPRLIDRQGHPDLPDQLRQEASKQPATARILPFRRGRTSH; encoded by the coding sequence ATGTACGGTGTTGTACTTTGGAGTGATACGTCACATCGCAAGGCGGTTTTCTGGTGCGAAGACCATGGCGACCTTGCTTTCTACAATCCCGAAGGCCCAAGCGCAGAGGGATTTGGCGCAGGCGATATGGTGCAATTCGACATAGAGCAGGCGCCAAAGCTGCGGCGCGCGATCAATCCAAGGTTGATCGACCGGCAAGGGCACCCGGACCTGCCGGATCAGCTGCGACAAGAGGCGTCAAAGCAGCCTGCGACGGCGCGGATACTGCCATTTCGCCGCGGTCGTACGAGCCATTAA
- a CDS encoding DUF2189 domain-containing protein: MIKTAPKEHGAPAFGQPDLALFKEALTDGARDFRAAPAFGLLAAGLCVLAGWALVGLTVWAGHTFWLVLGVFGFPLVAPFAALGTYEVSRLRARGETPSVGQVLSVLWEERTRQLPWLCALMMFMLLFWFFLGHMIFALFLGLKPMTNVMSSLDVFISTDGLAMLGMGSFVGGGFALLLFAICVLGLPMLLDRDVDYVTAMIRSVGMVIEHPLSMLGWAAFIAVMLLLAMVPGFVGLMLVLPWLGHASWHVYAGLRDFTPAGNEARA, translated from the coding sequence ATGATCAAAACAGCCCCCAAAGAGCACGGAGCGCCCGCCTTCGGCCAACCCGACCTTGCGCTTTTTAAGGAAGCCCTGACCGATGGCGCACGCGACTTTCGCGCAGCACCGGCCTTTGGGCTTCTTGCCGCGGGGCTGTGCGTTCTGGCGGGGTGGGCGCTTGTCGGTCTAACGGTCTGGGCCGGTCACACGTTCTGGCTGGTGCTCGGGGTTTTCGGGTTTCCGCTGGTTGCGCCCTTTGCGGCGCTCGGAACCTACGAAGTGTCACGCCTGCGGGCGCGTGGAGAAACACCTTCGGTCGGTCAGGTTCTGTCTGTCCTCTGGGAAGAACGGACGCGGCAGCTGCCTTGGCTTTGTGCGCTGATGATGTTCATGCTGCTGTTCTGGTTTTTCCTCGGCCACATGATATTTGCGCTGTTTCTAGGGCTTAAACCGATGACAAACGTCATGAGCTCACTCGACGTTTTCATCTCTACCGACGGCTTGGCGATGCTGGGCATGGGATCATTCGTTGGCGGTGGCTTTGCGCTTTTGCTGTTTGCGATCTGCGTTCTGGGGCTGCCGATGCTGCTCGACCGAGATGTGGATTACGTCACCGCGATGATCCGCAGCGTCGGGATGGTGATTGAGCATCCTTTGTCCATGCTGGGATGGGCCGCGTTTATCGCCGTGATGCTTTTGCTGGCGATGGTGCCGGGCTTTGTGGGGCTGATGCTGGTTTTGCCTTGGCTGGGGCACGCGTCATGGCATGTCTACGCCGGACTGCGCGATTTCACGCCCGCAGGAAACGAGGCGCGCGCGTAG
- a CDS encoding helix-turn-helix domain-containing protein — MTSSVYRSPVALRDMFSANLRTLVRGQRSISQLSRQLGINRTQFNRYLSGESFPRPDVLARICDFFDIDARVLLEPIDSIRNTPPARPRSFLGDFVGAGIEFIAEEHFPTGFYRTSRRSFEAPDRFVLGLVHVCREGASTYVRGYDNAQAMAQAGLPHSPHAREFRGAVAEQDEGLTILATRRGALGGTMSYLRRVASFENNYWLGYAARTVPEGTRGIRVTRLVHEFLGTRIANAIAARRTGGLMAVSELPEFHHRLLQPSHAFR, encoded by the coding sequence ATGACTTCATCAGTTTACAGATCTCCCGTCGCCCTGCGCGACATGTTCAGCGCAAATCTACGCACGCTTGTGCGGGGCCAACGCTCCATATCGCAGTTGTCGCGGCAGCTGGGCATCAACCGGACGCAATTCAACAGATACCTCTCTGGCGAGAGTTTTCCCCGCCCCGATGTTCTCGCACGGATCTGCGATTTTTTCGACATTGATGCGAGGGTCCTGCTGGAACCGATCGACAGTATCCGGAACACACCCCCCGCCCGGCCCCGCTCTTTTCTGGGTGATTTTGTGGGCGCAGGCATTGAATTCATTGCGGAAGAGCATTTCCCCACAGGGTTCTACAGAACCAGCCGCCGGAGTTTCGAAGCGCCGGATCGGTTTGTTCTTGGCCTTGTCCACGTCTGCCGCGAAGGCGCGTCGACCTACGTACGTGGCTACGACAACGCGCAGGCGATGGCACAGGCCGGATTGCCGCACTCGCCTCATGCGCGTGAATTTCGGGGCGCTGTGGCCGAACAGGACGAAGGACTGACCATCTTGGCTACACGGCGCGGGGCGCTTGGTGGCACCATGAGCTATCTGCGCAGGGTGGCGTCATTCGAAAACAACTACTGGTTGGGCTACGCGGCGCGCACGGTGCCCGAAGGGACACGGGGCATTCGGGTGACCCGTCTGGTCCATGAATTTCTGGGCACGCGAATCGCCAATGCGATCGCCGCACGACGTACAGGGGGCCTTATGGCTGTATCCGAGCTCCCCGAGTTCCATCACAGGTTGCTTCAACCCAGCCACGCCTTTCGCTGA
- a CDS encoding penicillin-binding protein 1A — MFRFILSFFGGIFTTITMGVAAAALTIGAIFWMYGRDLPSHESLAQYTPPTISRIYSGQGKLIDEFATERRLFAPADTIPELVKQAFISAEDKNFYEHDGYDLRGIGAAAYDAVKSRGRDVRGASTITQQVMKNFLLSGDRRAERKIKEIILAARLEETLSKEKILELYLNEIFLGQNSYGVAAASQTYFNKTLGDLAPHEAAFLASLPKAPSDYHPVRRKDRLMNRRNFVLREMKENGFITEAAYQKEVAAPLRSVQNGDFESFKADLPPRDYFTDEIRRQLSEDFGEGEFFTGGLTVRATIDNEMQPIAADALRRQLEQYDRGQGVWRGTGQTLPAEALQSEESWRAALADLRVPRDIFLETQWYPAVVLEVSGQGARLGIENVETAEGSNWVPPKDMEWARARGSDGKLGARGDLVDVGDVVLVRRMVTDADGSFIRWTLRQVPAVQGGFVAMDVNTGRVIAMQGGFSYQASVFNRATQAKRQPGSSFKPFVFASALDSGYTPATIVVDAPIEINTPQGVWRPKNASNRYYGPTPLRTGIEQSRNLMTIRLAQEVGMDVVGDYAERFGVYENLSPVLANALGSQETTLYQMVAAYAMFANGGERVQPTLVDRVQDRYGRTVYKHDKRTCTDCELGSLAPGEAPKIVSNRERVMDPITAYQLTSMMRGVVDRGTARKTVNLPVPTAGKTGTTNDAKDVWFVGFTSNIVAGCYIGYDQPRSLGRGASGGGMCGPVFQRFMAKAVEKYGGGKFSVPEGCEFIKIDRFSGARLSAGASGNNVVSECFREGEFINFGITFDGGFAMGSDLPLVEELGGGGARQVTTSTGKKAVVGPKAGFGTLSSGGLY; from the coding sequence GTGTTTCGATTTATCCTGTCTTTCTTCGGCGGCATCTTTACCACGATAACGATGGGCGTGGCCGCGGCTGCGCTGACGATCGGTGCAATCTTTTGGATGTACGGGCGTGATCTTCCCAGCCACGAATCCCTTGCGCAGTATACCCCTCCGACCATCAGCCGGATCTATTCGGGGCAGGGCAAGCTGATCGACGAATTTGCCACCGAGAGGCGCCTGTTCGCCCCCGCCGACACGATTCCTGAACTGGTGAAGCAGGCTTTCATCAGCGCGGAAGACAAGAATTTCTACGAACATGACGGATATGACCTGCGCGGGATTGGTGCAGCCGCGTATGATGCGGTGAAATCGCGCGGGCGCGACGTGCGCGGCGCGTCGACGATTACGCAGCAGGTGATGAAAAACTTCCTGCTTTCGGGGGATCGCCGCGCAGAACGCAAGATCAAGGAGATCATCCTTGCCGCGCGTCTCGAAGAGACCCTGTCGAAGGAAAAGATCCTCGAGCTGTACCTCAACGAGATTTTTCTTGGCCAGAACTCCTATGGCGTGGCCGCGGCCAGCCAGACGTATTTCAACAAGACCCTTGGCGACCTGGCCCCGCACGAAGCGGCATTTCTGGCGAGCCTGCCCAAGGCGCCGTCGGATTATCACCCCGTGCGTCGCAAGGACCGTCTGATGAACCGGCGCAATTTCGTGCTGCGGGAAATGAAGGAAAACGGGTTCATCACGGAAGCGGCTTACCAGAAAGAAGTCGCAGCACCGCTGCGCTCCGTTCAGAATGGTGACTTTGAAAGCTTCAAGGCTGACCTTCCTCCGCGCGACTACTTTACCGATGAAATCCGTCGCCAGCTTTCCGAGGATTTCGGCGAAGGCGAGTTTTTCACCGGTGGTCTGACGGTCCGCGCGACGATCGACAACGAAATGCAGCCGATAGCGGCAGACGCGTTGCGGCGTCAGCTTGAACAATACGATCGCGGGCAGGGCGTTTGGCGCGGTACGGGGCAGACCTTGCCCGCCGAAGCGCTGCAGAGCGAGGAAAGCTGGCGTGCGGCGCTCGCGGATTTGCGTGTTCCCCGCGATATCTTCCTTGAAACGCAATGGTATCCGGCTGTTGTGCTCGAAGTGTCAGGGCAGGGTGCACGTTTGGGCATCGAAAATGTCGAAACCGCCGAGGGCAGCAACTGGGTACCGCCAAAGGACATGGAATGGGCCCGCGCGCGCGGTTCTGACGGAAAGCTGGGCGCCCGCGGTGATCTGGTCGATGTCGGCGATGTCGTGCTGGTGCGCCGCATGGTAACAGACGCCGACGGCAGCTTTATTCGGTGGACCCTGCGACAGGTGCCTGCGGTGCAGGGCGGCTTTGTCGCGATGGACGTGAACACCGGCCGCGTGATCGCGATGCAGGGGGGCTTCAGCTATCAGGCATCCGTGTTCAACCGTGCCACTCAGGCAAAGCGCCAGCCGGGATCGAGCTTCAAGCCCTTCGTCTTCGCGTCAGCACTCGACAGCGGCTATACACCGGCCACCATCGTTGTCGACGCGCCCATCGAAATAAACACGCCGCAGGGTGTATGGCGCCCCAAGAACGCTTCGAACCGCTACTACGGGCCTACGCCACTGCGTACGGGCATCGAACAGTCGCGCAACCTCATGACAATCCGTTTGGCGCAGGAAGTGGGGATGGACGTTGTGGGGGACTACGCCGAGCGCTTCGGGGTGTACGAAAACCTGTCGCCGGTGCTGGCCAACGCTCTGGGTTCGCAGGAGACGACGTTGTACCAGATGGTCGCGGCCTATGCGATGTTCGCGAACGGGGGCGAACGGGTGCAGCCGACCTTGGTCGACCGGGTGCAGGACCGCTATGGCCGTACCGTTTACAAACACGACAAGCGCACCTGCACGGATTGTGAACTGGGCAGCCTCGCCCCCGGCGAAGCGCCGAAGATCGTGTCAAACCGCGAACGCGTGATGGATCCGATCACGGCCTATCAGCTGACGTCCATGATGCGCGGCGTCGTCGATCGTGGGACGGCCCGCAAGACCGTCAACCTGCCCGTTCCCACGGCGGGCAAGACGGGCACCACGAACGACGCCAAGGATGTTTGGTTCGTCGGGTTCACCAGCAACATCGTCGCGGGCTGCTATATCGGCTATGACCAACCCCGCAGCCTGGGGCGCGGTGCATCGGGTGGTGGCATGTGCGGTCCGGTGTTCCAGCGTTTTATGGCGAAGGCAGTGGAGAAATACGGCGGCGGCAAGTTTTCGGTTCCCGAGGGCTGCGAGTTCATCAAGATCGACCGCTTCAGCGGTGCCCGCCTGAGTGCTGGCGCCTCGGGCAACAATGTTGTGTCCGAGTGTTTCCGCGAAGGCGAATTCATCAACTTTGGCATTACCTTCGACGGCGGTTTTGCGATGGGATCGGATTTGCCACTGGTCGAAGAGCTTGGCGGCGGAGGCGCGCGGCAGGTGACAACCTCGACCGGCAAAAAAGCGGTGGTCGGCCCGAAAGCGGGTTTCGGCACGCTCAGCTCCGGCGGATTGTACTGA
- a CDS encoding aromatic ring-hydroxylating dioxygenase subunit alpha: MTVFTDLTRVRNPISSANGLPNAHYIDPDIFTEERDAVLFDNWSGLAVTADVPEIGDAKPFTFLGMPLLLLRDKAGAVRVFQNICRHRGMILVAEPRKIEGAIRCPYHSWCYGTDGRLVSTPHVGGPGHNTHKGIDRDTLGLIEVRSHVWMNVVWINVSGTAAPFEEANADLIARWAEFDVPLHHGGADSAFRLDLACNWKLAVENYCESYHLPWVHPGLNSYSRLEDHYHIESAGHFSGQGTWVYRQLIDDAGNRFPDFKGLSDKWDTAAEYISAFPNVLLGVHRDHAFVIILTPDGPERTVENIHLFYADAQTDADLRARNTAQWKEVFREDIFVVEGMQRGRHASGFDGGRFSPAMDGPTHLFHDWVAAQLERRRAAE, from the coding sequence ATGACCGTTTTCACTGATCTGACCCGTGTCCGGAACCCGATTTCTTCAGCCAACGGATTGCCGAACGCGCATTATATCGATCCGGATATTTTCACCGAAGAGCGCGATGCCGTTCTGTTCGACAACTGGTCCGGTCTGGCGGTCACGGCGGATGTTCCGGAGATCGGTGATGCAAAGCCTTTCACCTTTTTGGGCATGCCTCTGCTGCTGCTGCGTGACAAGGCCGGTGCGGTCCGCGTTTTCCAGAACATTTGCCGCCACCGTGGCATGATCCTTGTGGCGGAACCGCGCAAGATCGAAGGCGCGATCCGCTGCCCCTATCATTCGTGGTGTTATGGCACAGACGGACGGCTGGTCAGCACGCCGCACGTTGGCGGCCCGGGGCACAACACACACAAAGGCATCGACCGCGACACGCTGGGTTTGATCGAAGTGCGCAGCCATGTGTGGATGAACGTCGTCTGGATAAATGTCTCGGGTACTGCTGCGCCATTCGAGGAGGCGAATGCCGACCTGATCGCACGGTGGGCCGAATTTGACGTACCGCTCCATCACGGCGGTGCAGACAGCGCGTTCAGGCTCGATCTGGCCTGCAACTGGAAACTCGCTGTCGAAAATTACTGCGAAAGCTATCACTTGCCTTGGGTGCATCCCGGCCTGAACAGCTATTCCCGACTGGAGGATCACTACCATATCGAAAGCGCCGGTCACTTTTCCGGTCAGGGCACATGGGTGTACCGGCAATTGATCGACGACGCGGGCAACCGGTTTCCCGATTTTAAGGGTCTGAGCGATAAATGGGATACCGCCGCGGAATACATCTCCGCCTTTCCGAACGTGCTGCTGGGCGTGCACCGCGATCATGCGTTTGTCATCATCCTGACCCCGGACGGGCCGGAGCGCACGGTCGAAAACATCCACCTGTTTTACGCGGACGCACAAACAGACGCGGACCTGCGCGCCCGTAATACGGCACAGTGGAAAGAGGTTTTCCGCGAGGATATCTTTGTTGTTGAAGGGATGCAGCGCGGCCGCCATGCCAGCGGGTTCGACGGGGGCCGCTTTTCGCCAGCGATGGATGGCCCGACGCATCTTTTCCACGATTGGGTCGCCGCACAGCTAGAGCGTCGCCGCGCTGCAGAATGA
- a CDS encoding acetolactate synthase 3 large subunit, producing MTRQMTGAKMIVQALIDQGVDTVFGYPGGAVLPIYDEIFQQNHIKHILVRHEQGAVHAAEGYARSTGKPGVVLVTSGPGATNAVTGLTDALLDSIPIVVLTGQVPTFMIGSDAFQEADTVGITRPCTKHNWLVKETDKLSGVIHEAFHIATNGRPGPVLVDIPKDVQFANGTYEPKKPSASHYQPQLKGDMEAITELVEAIEKAKRPVFYTGGGVINSGPGASQLLRELVEATGFPITSTLMGLGCYPASGGKWLGMLGMHGTYEANMCMHDCDLMINIGARFDDRITGVVEKFSPNSTKAHIDIDPSSINKVIRVDIPIMGDVGHVLEDLLKVWKSRGRKTNTEAVVKWWRQIEEWRAVDCLKFTQKGNTIKPQHALARLEALTKDHDRYICTEVGQHQMWAAQYIGFEDPNRWMTSGGLGTMGYGFPASIGVQMAHPESLVINVAGEASWLMNMQEMGTAVQYNLPVKQFILNNERLGMVRQWQELLHGERYSQSWSEALPDFVKLAEAFGAKGILCQDPADLDDAIMEMINHDGPVIFDCLVEKHENCFPMIPSGKAHNEMIMGEVDTSTAIDAEGKVLV from the coding sequence ATGACACGCCAGATGACCGGAGCGAAGATGATCGTTCAAGCCCTGATTGATCAGGGTGTCGATACCGTATTTGGGTATCCCGGCGGGGCCGTCCTACCGATTTACGACGAGATTTTTCAGCAAAACCACATCAAGCATATTCTCGTGCGCCACGAGCAGGGTGCGGTTCACGCCGCAGAAGGCTATGCCCGCTCGACAGGCAAACCCGGTGTGGTGCTGGTCACCTCCGGCCCCGGTGCGACCAACGCGGTCACAGGCCTGACCGATGCTCTTCTGGACAGCATTCCGATTGTTGTTCTCACTGGACAAGTGCCGACCTTCATGATCGGATCTGACGCGTTTCAGGAAGCGGACACCGTGGGCATCACGCGCCCCTGTACCAAGCATAACTGGTTGGTCAAGGAGACGGACAAGCTTTCGGGCGTCATCCACGAAGCATTCCACATCGCCACGAACGGGCGTCCCGGCCCCGTTCTGGTCGATATCCCCAAGGACGTGCAATTCGCCAATGGCACGTATGAGCCAAAGAAACCTTCGGCGTCACATTACCAGCCGCAGCTCAAGGGCGACATGGAAGCGATCACCGAACTGGTCGAAGCAATTGAGAAAGCGAAGCGCCCAGTATTCTATACCGGCGGTGGTGTCATCAACTCCGGTCCCGGCGCCAGCCAGCTCTTGCGCGAACTGGTCGAGGCGACGGGCTTTCCCATCACGTCCACGCTCATGGGTCTGGGCTGCTATCCCGCATCGGGTGGCAAATGGCTGGGAATGCTGGGCATGCACGGCACCTACGAGGCCAACATGTGCATGCACGACTGCGACCTGATGATCAACATAGGTGCCCGCTTTGATGACCGCATCACCGGTGTGGTCGAGAAATTCAGCCCCAATTCGACCAAGGCACATATCGATATCGATCCGTCATCGATCAACAAGGTCATTCGCGTCGATATCCCGATCATGGGCGATGTGGGCCATGTGCTCGAAGACCTGCTCAAGGTCTGGAAATCGCGGGGCCGCAAGACAAACACCGAAGCGGTTGTGAAATGGTGGCGCCAGATCGAAGAGTGGCGCGCGGTCGACTGCCTGAAGTTCACCCAGAAAGGCAACACGATCAAACCACAACACGCGCTGGCCCGGCTCGAGGCGCTGACCAAGGACCACGACCGCTATATCTGCACCGAGGTCGGCCAGCACCAGATGTGGGCCGCGCAGTATATCGGCTTTGAAGATCCCAATCGCTGGATGACGTCCGGTGGTCTGGGCACGATGGGCTACGGCTTTCCGGCCTCCATCGGCGTGCAGATGGCCCACCCCGAAAGCCTTGTGATCAACGTGGCCGGCGAAGCGTCCTGGCTGATGAACATGCAGGAAATGGGCACTGCCGTGCAGTACAATCTGCCGGTCAAGCAGTTCATTCTGAACAACGAACGGCTCGGCATGGTGCGCCAGTGGCAGGAATTGCTGCACGGTGAGCGGTATTCACAGTCGTGGTCCGAGGCCCTGCCCGATTTCGTCAAGCTGGCCGAAGCCTTCGGGGCCAAAGGCATCCTGTGTCAGGACCCCGCCGATCTTGATGATGCAATCATGGAAATGATCAATCACGACGGTCCCGTGATCTTCGATTGTCTGGTGGAAAAGCACGAAAACTGCTTCCCGATGATCCCCTCGGGCAAAGCCCACAATGAAATGATCATGGGTGAAGTCGATACATCAACCGCCATCGATGCCGAGGGCAAGGTGCTTGTCTAG
- the prfB gene encoding peptide chain release factor 2, which yields MRAEAQNTVDKIQKSLELLAQRLNVETAPYRLEEFNARVEDPNLWDDPEAAQKLMRERQALVDAMGTYDGIKTDLQDNIDLIELGEMEEDEEVVAEAEAALTALAETAAQKELEALLDGEADSNDTFLEINSGAGGTESCDWASMLARMYVRWAEKKGYKVELQSESAGEEAGIKSATYKINGHNAYGWLKSESGVHRLVRISPFDSAAKRHTSFTSVKVYPVVDDNIEIEVNPADIRIDTYRSSGAGGQHVNTTDSAVRITHHPTGIVVTSSEKSQHQNRDIAMKALKSRLYQMELDKRSALVNEAHESAGDAGWGNQIRSYVLQPYQMVKDLRTNYETSDTKGVLDGDLDGLMGATLALAVSGKSRAEAQGD from the coding sequence ATGCGCGCAGAAGCACAAAATACAGTCGATAAAATCCAGAAGTCGTTGGAGCTGCTCGCCCAGCGGCTCAACGTGGAAACGGCCCCCTACCGGCTTGAAGAATTCAACGCCCGTGTCGAGGACCCAAATCTGTGGGACGATCCGGAAGCGGCCCAGAAGCTGATGCGCGAGCGTCAGGCGCTGGTTGACGCGATGGGCACCTACGACGGCATAAAAACCGATCTGCAAGACAACATCGACCTGATCGAACTGGGCGAGATGGAAGAGGACGAGGAAGTCGTAGCCGAGGCCGAGGCGGCGCTTACCGCGCTTGCCGAAACCGCGGCGCAAAAGGAGCTGGAAGCGCTGCTGGATGGCGAAGCGGACAGCAACGACACCTTCCTCGAGATCAATTCCGGCGCGGGTGGTACTGAATCGTGTGACTGGGCCTCCATGTTGGCGCGGATGTACGTCCGCTGGGCCGAGAAGAAGGGGTATAAGGTCGAACTGCAGTCCGAAAGTGCCGGCGAAGAGGCGGGCATCAAATCGGCGACATACAAGATCAACGGCCACAACGCCTACGGCTGGCTGAAGTCCGAAAGCGGCGTGCACCGACTTGTGCGTATTTCACCCTTTGACTCTGCGGCCAAGCGGCACACATCGTTCACCTCCGTTAAGGTGTATCCGGTGGTGGACGACAATATCGAAATCGAAGTGAACCCGGCAGATATTCGTATCGATACCTACCGGTCTTCGGGGGCAGGCGGCCAGCACGTTAACACCACCGACTCGGCCGTACGCATCACCCACCACCCCACCGGCATCGTGGTGACCAGTTCCGAAAAGTCGCAGCACCAGAACCGCGACATTGCGATGAAAGCGCTGAAATCGCGCCTTTACCAGATGGAATTGGACAAACGGTCCGCCTTGGTGAACGAAGCACACGAAAGCGCGGGCGACGCAGGGTGGGGCAACCAGATCCGTTCCTACGTGCTACAACCCTACCAGATGGTCAAAGACCTGCGTACCAATTATGAGACGTCAGACACCAAGGGAGTGCTCGATGGTGATCTGGACGGATTAATGGGGGCTACGCTGGCGCTGGCGGTATCCGGCAAGAGCCGCGCGGAAGCGCAAGGCGACTAA
- the ilvN gene encoding acetolactate synthase small subunit, with protein MSALNLKKGSTSHSAYNLRPTFSDTVERHTLAVLVENEPGVLARVIGLFSGRGYNIDSLTVAEVDHTGHLSRVTIVTSGTPQIIEQIKAQLGRIISVREVHDLTVEGASVERELAMLKVTGTGEKRVEALRLADIFRANVVDSTLESFVFEITGAPDKIDAFADLMRPLGLAEIARTGVAALSRGD; from the coding sequence ATGTCCGCACTAAACCTTAAAAAAGGCTCCACCAGCCATTCCGCCTACAACTTGCGCCCGACGTTCTCGGACACGGTTGAAAGGCACACGCTTGCCGTTCTGGTCGAAAACGAACCCGGCGTTCTGGCCCGCGTGATTGGTTTGTTCTCGGGACGCGGCTACAATATCGACAGTCTAACGGTCGCCGAAGTGGACCACACCGGTCATCTGAGCCGTGTCACCATCGTCACTTCCGGCACACCGCAGATCATCGAACAGATCAAGGCACAGCTGGGGCGCATCATCTCGGTGCGTGAAGTCCATGACCTGACGGTCGAGGGTGCGAGCGTGGAACGGGAACTGGCGATGCTTAAGGTGACGGGCACCGGCGAAAAGAGGGTTGAGGCCTTGCGGCTGGCCGACATTTTTCGCGCAAATGTGGTCGACAGCACGCTGGAGAGCTTCGTGTTCGAAATTACCGGTGCACCTGACAAGATCGACGCGTTTGCCGATCTCATGCGTCCGCTCGGGCTGGCCGAAATCGCCCGCACCGGCGTTGCCGCCCTGTCGCGCGGGGACTGA